In the Larimichthys crocea isolate SSNF chromosome XXI, L_crocea_2.0, whole genome shotgun sequence genome, one interval contains:
- the LOC104933371 gene encoding 5-hydroxyisourate hydrolase-like has translation MAAAESSPLTTHVLNTGDGVPAARMALSLHRLDSELMIWSMLNVGTTNQDGRCPGLISQQAFTPGMYKLRFETGSYWENLGQTSFYPYVEVVFTISDPEQRFHLPLLMSRFSYSTYRGS, from the exons ATGGCAGCAGCGGAGTCGAGCCCTCTGACCACTCATGTGCTGAACACTGGAGATGGTGTCCCAGCAGCCAGGATGGCTCTCAGCCTGCACCGACTTGACTCAGAGCTGATGATCTGGTCCATGCTGAATGTTGG GACAACAAACCAAGATGGCCGCTGCCCAGGACTCATCAGCCAACAAGCTTTCACTCCTGGCATGTACAAACTGCGCTTTGAGACGGGTTCATACTGGGAGAATCTGGGTCAGACCTCATTTTACCCATACGTGGAG gttGTGTTTACCATCAGTGACCCTGAGCAGAGGTTCCACCTCCCCCTGCTGATGAGTCGGTTCTCCTACAGCACCTACAGAGGAAGCTGA
- the afg3l1 gene encoding AFG3-like protein 1 isoform X2, which translates to MSQLLRLLSAAALPLCRAGGAPARFSAVTAGRLFTAGYRSSAASACRTPANFLSCRRFQAAQRRLYATEPKDGKGGAPGGGKRGGKGGGGGKDWWSRMQKGDFPWDEKDFRYLAVTMAGVSSVLLYLYLRDNGREISWKDFVHRYVSRGMVERLEVINKQYVRVILVPGADTETSYVWFNIGSVDTFERNLEAAHMELGLEPSHRPAVVYSTESDGSFLISMVPTLLLIGFLLFTLRRGPMGGGPGGGRGGPFSMSESTAKMMKDNIEVKFKDVAGCEEAKLEILEFVNFLKNPQQYQDLGAKIPKGAVLSGPPGTGKTLLAKATAGEANVPFITVNGSEFLEMFVGVGPARVRDMFSMARKNAPCILFIDEIDAVGRKRGGGNFGGQSEQENTLNQLLVEMDGFNTATNVVVLAGTNRPDVLDPALMRPGRFDRQIYIGPPDIKGRASIFKVHLRPIKLDPNMDKDVLARKMAAATPGFTGADIANVCNEAALIAARHLNPSVNAKHFEQAIDRVIGGLEKKTQVLQPTEKKTVAYHEAGHAIVGWFLQHADPLLKVSIIPRGKGLGYAQYLPREQYLYSREQLFDRMCMMLGGRVAEHVFFSRITTGAQDDLKKVTQSAYAQVVQFGMSEKVGQVSFDLPRQGEMVMEKPYSEATAELIDKEVRELVERAYQRTLQLIEDKKELVEMVGQRLLEKEVLDKADMLELLGPRPFEEKSTYEEFVEGTGSFEEDTSLPEGLRDWNQERGGEAEESSPAQDKQQAA; encoded by the exons ATGTCTCAGCTGCTGAGGCTTCTCTCGGCGGCCGCCCTGCCTCTCTGCCGGGCTGGAGGAGCCCCGGCTCGGTTCTCCGCGGTGACGGCAGGTCGGCTCTTCACAGCCGGATACCGAAGCTCCGCTGCCTCG GCCTGTCGGACTCCAGCTAACTTCCTGTCCTGTCGCAGATTCCAGGCAGCTCAGCGACGACTTTACGCCACTGAACCCAAAG ATGGTAAAGGAGGAGCACCAGgaggggggaagagaggaggtaaaggaggtggaggaggaaaagactGGTGGAGCCGAATGCAAAAG GGTGACTTCCCCTGGGATGAGAAGGATTTCCGTTACTTGGCGGTCACCATGGCCGGAGTCAGTTCAGTTCTGCTCTACTTGTACTTAAGAGACAACGGCAGAGAAATCAGCTGGAAGGACTTTGTCCACCGCTACGTGAGCAGAGGAATG GTGGAGCGGTTAGAGGTCATCAACAAACAGTACGTCAGAGTCATCCTGGTGCCGGGAGCTGACACTGAAACG AGCTATGTTTGGTTTAACATTGGGAGCGTCGACACATTTGAGAGGAACCTTGAGGCGGCGCACATGGAGCTCGGCCTGGAGCCGTCACACAGACCGGCCGTCGTCTACAGCACTGAGAGCGACGG CTCTTTTCTCATCAGCATGGTTCCCACCCTGCTGCTGATCGGCTTCCTGCTTTTTACCCTGCGGCGAGGACCAATGGGAGGAGGCCCCGGTGGCGGGAGAGGCGGGCCGTTCAGCATGAGTGAGTCGACGGCGAAGATGATGAAGGATAACATTGAGGTGAAGTTCAAGGACGTGGCCGGCTGCGAGGAGGCCAAGCTGGAGATCCTGGAGTTTGTCAACTTCTTGAAGAACCCACAGCAGTACCAGGACCTCGGAGCCAAGATCCCCAAA GGTGCTGTGCTGTCTGGACCTCCAGGGACAGGGAAGACTCTTCTGGCTAAAGCCACAGCCGGAGAGGCCAACGTCCCCTTCATCACTGTTAATGGCTCTGAGTTCCTGGAGATGTTTGTGGGCGTCGGTCCTGCCAGG GTGAGGGACATGTTCTCCATGGCGAGGAAGAACGCCCCCTGCATCCTCTTCATCGACGAGATCGACGCTGTCGGGAGGAAGAGGGGTGGAGGGAACTTTGGAGGGCAGAGTGAACAGGAGAACACCCTGAACCAGCTGCTGGTGGAGATGGACG gttttaACACGGCTACTAACGTGGTGGTCCTGGCTGGAACTAACAGACCTGACGTCTTGGATCCTGCACTGATGAGACCGGGACGATTCGACAGACAGATCTACATAG gTCCTCCAGACATCAAGGGCAGGGCGTCCATCTTTAAAGTCCACCTGCGACCGATCAAACTAGACCCCAACATGGACAAAGATGTTCTCGCCCGGAAGATGGCTGCTGCCACACCGGGATTCACAG gtgctGACATCGCGAACGTCTGTAACGAGGCAGCACTGATCGCTGCCAGACACCTGAACCCGTCTGTCAACGCCAAACACTTCGAACAGGCCATCGACCGAGTCATCGGag GTCTGGAGAAGAAGACTCAGGTCCTGCAGCCCACAGAGAAGAAGACTGTAGCGTATCATGAGGCTGGTCACGCCATCGTGGGCTGGTTCCTGCAGCATGCCGACCCCCTGCTAAAG GTGTCGATCATCCCGCGGGGGAAGGGTCTGGGTTACGCTCAGTACCTGCCCAGAGAGCAGTACCTGTACAGCAGGGAGCAGCTGTTCGACAGGATGTGCATGATGCTGGGAGGCCGCGTGGCCGAGCATGTCTTCTTCAGCAGGATCACCACCGGAGCTCAGGACGACCTGAAGAAAGTCACACAGTCCGCCTACGCTCAG GTGGTGCAGTTTGGCATGAGCGAGAAGGTGGGCCAGGTGTCGTTCGACCTGCCCCGGCAGGGCGAGATGGTGATGGAGAAGCCGTACAGCGAGGCCACGGCCGAGCTGATCGACAAGGAGGTCAGAGAGCTGGTGGAGCGAGCATACCAGAGAACATTGCAGCTCATTGAGGACAAGAAGGAGCTGGTGGAGATG GTTGGACAGCGTCTCCTGGAGAAGGAGGTCCTGGACAAGGCGGACATGTTGGAGCTGCTCGGCCCGCGGCCGTTTGAAGAGAAGTCGACGTACGAGGAGTTTGTGGAGGGGACGGGAAGCTTCGAGGAGGACACGAGTCTGCCAGAGGGTCTCCGAGACTGGaaccaggagagaggaggggaggcagaggagTCGAGCCCGGCTCAGGACAAACAGCAGGCCGCGtag
- the afg3l1 gene encoding AFG3-like protein 1 isoform X1, producing the protein MSQLLRLLSAAALPLCRAGGAPARFSAVTAGRLFTAGYRSSAASKACRTPANFLSCRRFQAAQRRLYATEPKDGKGGAPGGGKRGGKGGGGGKDWWSRMQKGDFPWDEKDFRYLAVTMAGVSSVLLYLYLRDNGREISWKDFVHRYVSRGMVERLEVINKQYVRVILVPGADTETSYVWFNIGSVDTFERNLEAAHMELGLEPSHRPAVVYSTESDGSFLISMVPTLLLIGFLLFTLRRGPMGGGPGGGRGGPFSMSESTAKMMKDNIEVKFKDVAGCEEAKLEILEFVNFLKNPQQYQDLGAKIPKGAVLSGPPGTGKTLLAKATAGEANVPFITVNGSEFLEMFVGVGPARVRDMFSMARKNAPCILFIDEIDAVGRKRGGGNFGGQSEQENTLNQLLVEMDGFNTATNVVVLAGTNRPDVLDPALMRPGRFDRQIYIGPPDIKGRASIFKVHLRPIKLDPNMDKDVLARKMAAATPGFTGADIANVCNEAALIAARHLNPSVNAKHFEQAIDRVIGGLEKKTQVLQPTEKKTVAYHEAGHAIVGWFLQHADPLLKVSIIPRGKGLGYAQYLPREQYLYSREQLFDRMCMMLGGRVAEHVFFSRITTGAQDDLKKVTQSAYAQVVQFGMSEKVGQVSFDLPRQGEMVMEKPYSEATAELIDKEVRELVERAYQRTLQLIEDKKELVEMVGQRLLEKEVLDKADMLELLGPRPFEEKSTYEEFVEGTGSFEEDTSLPEGLRDWNQERGGEAEESSPAQDKQQAA; encoded by the exons ATGTCTCAGCTGCTGAGGCTTCTCTCGGCGGCCGCCCTGCCTCTCTGCCGGGCTGGAGGAGCCCCGGCTCGGTTCTCCGCGGTGACGGCAGGTCGGCTCTTCACAGCCGGATACCGAAGCTCCGCTGCCTCG AAGGCCTGTCGGACTCCAGCTAACTTCCTGTCCTGTCGCAGATTCCAGGCAGCTCAGCGACGACTTTACGCCACTGAACCCAAAG ATGGTAAAGGAGGAGCACCAGgaggggggaagagaggaggtaaaggaggtggaggaggaaaagactGGTGGAGCCGAATGCAAAAG GGTGACTTCCCCTGGGATGAGAAGGATTTCCGTTACTTGGCGGTCACCATGGCCGGAGTCAGTTCAGTTCTGCTCTACTTGTACTTAAGAGACAACGGCAGAGAAATCAGCTGGAAGGACTTTGTCCACCGCTACGTGAGCAGAGGAATG GTGGAGCGGTTAGAGGTCATCAACAAACAGTACGTCAGAGTCATCCTGGTGCCGGGAGCTGACACTGAAACG AGCTATGTTTGGTTTAACATTGGGAGCGTCGACACATTTGAGAGGAACCTTGAGGCGGCGCACATGGAGCTCGGCCTGGAGCCGTCACACAGACCGGCCGTCGTCTACAGCACTGAGAGCGACGG CTCTTTTCTCATCAGCATGGTTCCCACCCTGCTGCTGATCGGCTTCCTGCTTTTTACCCTGCGGCGAGGACCAATGGGAGGAGGCCCCGGTGGCGGGAGAGGCGGGCCGTTCAGCATGAGTGAGTCGACGGCGAAGATGATGAAGGATAACATTGAGGTGAAGTTCAAGGACGTGGCCGGCTGCGAGGAGGCCAAGCTGGAGATCCTGGAGTTTGTCAACTTCTTGAAGAACCCACAGCAGTACCAGGACCTCGGAGCCAAGATCCCCAAA GGTGCTGTGCTGTCTGGACCTCCAGGGACAGGGAAGACTCTTCTGGCTAAAGCCACAGCCGGAGAGGCCAACGTCCCCTTCATCACTGTTAATGGCTCTGAGTTCCTGGAGATGTTTGTGGGCGTCGGTCCTGCCAGG GTGAGGGACATGTTCTCCATGGCGAGGAAGAACGCCCCCTGCATCCTCTTCATCGACGAGATCGACGCTGTCGGGAGGAAGAGGGGTGGAGGGAACTTTGGAGGGCAGAGTGAACAGGAGAACACCCTGAACCAGCTGCTGGTGGAGATGGACG gttttaACACGGCTACTAACGTGGTGGTCCTGGCTGGAACTAACAGACCTGACGTCTTGGATCCTGCACTGATGAGACCGGGACGATTCGACAGACAGATCTACATAG gTCCTCCAGACATCAAGGGCAGGGCGTCCATCTTTAAAGTCCACCTGCGACCGATCAAACTAGACCCCAACATGGACAAAGATGTTCTCGCCCGGAAGATGGCTGCTGCCACACCGGGATTCACAG gtgctGACATCGCGAACGTCTGTAACGAGGCAGCACTGATCGCTGCCAGACACCTGAACCCGTCTGTCAACGCCAAACACTTCGAACAGGCCATCGACCGAGTCATCGGag GTCTGGAGAAGAAGACTCAGGTCCTGCAGCCCACAGAGAAGAAGACTGTAGCGTATCATGAGGCTGGTCACGCCATCGTGGGCTGGTTCCTGCAGCATGCCGACCCCCTGCTAAAG GTGTCGATCATCCCGCGGGGGAAGGGTCTGGGTTACGCTCAGTACCTGCCCAGAGAGCAGTACCTGTACAGCAGGGAGCAGCTGTTCGACAGGATGTGCATGATGCTGGGAGGCCGCGTGGCCGAGCATGTCTTCTTCAGCAGGATCACCACCGGAGCTCAGGACGACCTGAAGAAAGTCACACAGTCCGCCTACGCTCAG GTGGTGCAGTTTGGCATGAGCGAGAAGGTGGGCCAGGTGTCGTTCGACCTGCCCCGGCAGGGCGAGATGGTGATGGAGAAGCCGTACAGCGAGGCCACGGCCGAGCTGATCGACAAGGAGGTCAGAGAGCTGGTGGAGCGAGCATACCAGAGAACATTGCAGCTCATTGAGGACAAGAAGGAGCTGGTGGAGATG GTTGGACAGCGTCTCCTGGAGAAGGAGGTCCTGGACAAGGCGGACATGTTGGAGCTGCTCGGCCCGCGGCCGTTTGAAGAGAAGTCGACGTACGAGGAGTTTGTGGAGGGGACGGGAAGCTTCGAGGAGGACACGAGTCTGCCAGAGGGTCTCCGAGACTGGaaccaggagagaggaggggaggcagaggagTCGAGCCCGGCTCAGGACAAACAGCAGGCCGCGtag